The genome window CTGTGCCACCTGCTGGCGGCTGTTGCGAATGTCACTCAGGCCCGGTTGTTTCTCCAGGTCCTGGGTAGCGTTCTTCCAATGCTTGAGCAGCGCTCGCAAATGCCCCAGTTCGGCCTGCAGACGCTTTACCGCCCTGGCCCGTGAAAGCGCATCGGCGCCCAGCGCCATCAGCAGCGAAGCGACTTGTGCATCGCTGAACAACGGGTACAAACGCTTCACTTTGCGTACCAGTGCGAGTGGATGCACCAACGGCCCCGTCGGCGAATCGGCCATTTCACAGGGAACCCCCTCCACCAGAGGTTCACTGACTCCGCTGGAAAACGCCTCGCCAGCCAGCTCCCGTTCCCCCTTGGCCTGCGAGGCGCTCATGTAGCGCAGGCGCCAAATGTTACTGGGCGCGTTCAGCGGTAATCCGAGTGTCACGCGCTGGCTGTCCGTGAGCGCTGAATCGAGCGCCTCGAACAGTCCGTCGGGGCCGGCATACGGTCCACCGATGCTCAGGCCCGTGTCATCAAACGTCTCAAACCCGGCGCTCGACCTGACCACTACGCGGCGCACGGTGGCCTCCACGAACGCGCCCAGGGCCAATATGTCGCCCTGGGCTGAATCCTGGCGCAATTCGAGTCGCAACGCCCTGCCCCACCCCGCCACGCGCGGCGTTGAGCGAACCGCAACCAGCGCGGTATCCAGGCCGGCCAACTCTGGCAGGTCAAACCCCATCAAGGCGCGGTCCAGGCGTTGCGCCGCCAGGGCACGTTGCACAGACTCCGCCAGGGCCATGGGAACCCGTTGATTGTCGCGCAACGATTCGCGTTGCAGCGTCGATGCCTCGGCCATCAATTCGCGCATCGAGGTACAGGGCAGTTGCGGATAAGTGCGCCTGAGTAACGCCCACTCGGGCGGGACGGGGGCGTCATAGGCCTGATATAACCGCTCGAACAGCGGCTTACGATCGGCCTTGAGGTGCGCGAGCAACTGGCGCACCAGTACGGCGTGCTCCTGATCGGCCGTGACCCCGTCGCCCAGCAGGCGGGTCTTTTGTGCCTCATCCAGCCCGGACAACAGCACGTCAACCACTTTTCCCTCACGGAGCATCGGCTCGGTGACCGTCAAACGACGGCCCACGTCGTGGGCCGTCAGGCTGGCCGGGTAGCGTGCCTTGACGCTGCGCTGCGCATCCAGCACCTCAAAATAGCGCCCCACCGGCCACCCCTTTAACAGGGGCAAGGCGTGCAGCAGCAAGGTCGAATTGGCGAGGCTGGGGGCCGCGCCGTTTTCCAGCTGCCAGATCAGATCGCGAATGGACTGATCCAGCCTGAAACGTTCGTACAAGTCGCGAAAGCGTGCGGGAAAGGGCAAGCACTCCTGCGCCTGATGAAGCCCCCAATCATGGGGTTTATCCATGATGGCCTTGATCTGTAGCAGTTTCCTTGGCGGCAGCGAGGAACCGGAATCTGTCGGCTTCAACCGCGAAAAGAGATACTCCTGATCCTCCCACTCGTCAGGCTGTTCGAACGCAAAACGCCAACAGCCCTCCCCGTTATGCAGCAATGGCGGGCGATAAGCCGTGTGCCGCGCGAGGTGACTGGCCCGCCATTGCTCCAGTTTCGTGTCGAACACAACCCGGTGCACACGCTCATTGACCTTAACGTATGAATGACCGTCCACCTTGTAGATCCCCGAAGCGTCGGCGACCTCATCATCGACAACGCTCTGAGCATGGACGTACGGCGTGATATCCGGGCGCCACAACCGCAGGTTGCCCTCCGTGGGGCGTACCACGTCAACGTTGCGAAAAAAGCTGTCCAGGTTAAGGCCGCTGCGCTTCATTGCCGAACCAACAACCTTGCTGCCTGCCGCGAACAACACCATCGAGGTGATATTTTCAGCGACGGCCACCATCTGCTTGAAGGCCTCCTCCTTGTCACCACGGCGCCAGTCTTCAATGCCCTCATAGAGCTCGCCGAGCATCTGCCCGATGGCCACGCCTGTCATCAACACCCCCAGTTCCGGGACAACCAGGCCGGCGAGGTTGAGTACCGTCAACCCAGCGTCCAGGTAGGCCTGCAAGCGCCGCTCACGTGCCTCCTCATCGACGTCGGCCACCGGCACCGCCAGGGCCCGCGCGTCGGCTTGCAGTTTTGCGGCGTACGTATCAAAAAAATACCTGGGCAGGCTGACCGTCAGGAGGTTGGCCTCCAGCGCCCCGAACATGCTGGCCTGATCCAAACGGCTGAAGAACCCGACCCGGTCGCCCTGGCTCAAATAGCGGGCAAAAAAAGCACGATACGCAGCCACGCCAAGCTTGCGCTTGAGGTAGGCCTGCAGGTCATCCAGCGAGGAATACTCGAAGAGGGGCCGTTCCGGTTCGTTGGGCATGTACACCACACAGGGCTCCTGCGGGTATTGCGCAATCGACCGGCCGGAAAACACCAGGATGCTCCACAGACAACCGCCCTCGGTATTCAGCCCTTGCCAGGTGACCGGCCGCCCTTGAAACAGCACCCCGGCGGCCTGCGCCTGCGACGGTGTCAGTTGGCGGTCCAGCAATGTGCACAACATCCTGTAGGTGTCGGCTGAAATATCGGCGCGCATCACGGCAATATGGGCGTCGATCTTCATGTCCAGGACTTTCATCC of Pseudomonas fluorescens contains these proteins:
- a CDS encoding NEL-type E3 ubiquitin ligase domain-containing protein is translated as MRTQDDLNNKLNQLTQSQLQAALLEMTGDLDKAQVLQKKLPGWMVNAPPGVLDALTRDAVRVAEAQAVVTECMKPLRGLDEFCNERLKDYCLTRWQLSVEPKKDVFIRAVNEYEKELLPLKYVKTVRLVQDSLLHVAMQNFSADEARAEYFPAGSLLQSGSAARGVMGITPLEFAQGCRALDLGRLYQRHISDVLNLSDEQTRDKPYVNAVATDIGRMKVLDMKIDAHIAVMRADISADTYRMLCTLLDRQLTPSQAQAAGVLFQGRPVTWQGLNTEGGCLWSILVFSGRSIAQYPQEPCVVYMPNEPERPLFEYSSLDDLQAYLKRKLGVAAYRAFFARYLSQGDRVGFFSRLDQASMFGALEANLLTVSLPRYFFDTYAAKLQADARALAVPVADVDEEARERRLQAYLDAGLTVLNLAGLVVPELGVLMTGVAIGQMLGELYEGIEDWRRGDKEEAFKQMVAVAENITSMVLFAAGSKVVGSAMKRSGLNLDSFFRNVDVVRPTEGNLRLWRPDITPYVHAQSVVDDEVADASGIYKVDGHSYVKVNERVHRVVFDTKLEQWRASHLARHTAYRPPLLHNGEGCWRFAFEQPDEWEDQEYLFSRLKPTDSGSSLPPRKLLQIKAIMDKPHDWGLHQAQECLPFPARFRDLYERFRLDQSIRDLIWQLENGAAPSLANSTLLLHALPLLKGWPVGRYFEVLDAQRSVKARYPASLTAHDVGRRLTVTEPMLREGKVVDVLLSGLDEAQKTRLLGDGVTADQEHAVLVRQLLAHLKADRKPLFERLYQAYDAPVPPEWALLRRTYPQLPCTSMRELMAEASTLQRESLRDNQRVPMALAESVQRALAAQRLDRALMGFDLPELAGLDTALVAVRSTPRVAGWGRALRLELRQDSAQGDILALGAFVEATVRRVVVRSSAGFETFDDTGLSIGGPYAGPDGLFEALDSALTDSQRVTLGLPLNAPSNIWRLRYMSASQAKGERELAGEAFSSGVSEPLVEGVPCEMADSPTGPLVHPLALVRKVKRLYPLFSDAQVASLLMALGADALSRARAVKRLQAELGHLRALLKHWKNATQDLEKQPGLSDIRNSRQQVAQRIEACWRRQSFALDEHQTSVASLSLDGMRVGSLPTLPGEIRFDHVRQLSLKNMRLGDDVAYFLKCFKGLRRLELDRNHLTRLPEVLSRMFDLESVSMPRNRLALTDYTRLKLADLSALRRLDLSHNPLEKLVDVSKMRDLHTLLLQDTKITDLPLGLGRLARLEQADLRDNAMTVLPEWLFTTPRSFSQAINVGGNPLSSSTVTALLRYRDDAGIGMGYVRDDQPRMTELRARALWLPQETASRDVHKRTVWANLRDDPESPPLFELLAQLSGTADSRYVREDLTQRVWEVLQATHDSVGLRERVFQLAAHPANCSDGTAQIFSQIEVLKEVEKATLQAGRARSDSSALLKLSRGLFRLSELEKIAATYAVEHLSADPLEVSLAFRVGLAQALELPGQPKHMNFALFANVTSDGLEVAQSQVRTAELSPAFLRFMTQLAFWKTHLKQQFPSAFQSATASFDTQQQTLFENSQNLTDAEYLKQMEALRAPRRQAITEVVERLTQQMLMHQDLGICHVPGN